AGTTCGCGGGTTTTCGAGTCTGCGATGAGCGCAGAGATGACGACGTTGGCATCGACGACCAGCTTCATTCGTCGAGGCTACCCCGACTGCTCCTCGACGTGCTTGCGTGCGCTCTCGTTGATCTTGTCGGCTATATCGGCGACGTCGCTCTCGGTGATCTCGCTGCCGGACGTGAGTTCGTCCATCACTTCGAGCGTCTCGATCTTCTCCTGAATCGCCTGCCGAGTGACCTCGCTCCAGTTGATCTCCGGATGTTCCTCCATACGGTCTTTGAGGTCGTCGTCGACGTTGACGGTGATACTGGGCATACAGAGAACTACGGACACACAGAATACTGTGTTTTTCGGTGAACCACCGAGTGTCGCCGAGCGGTGGATTCCCGTTGGTCTACCGACGAATGATAGCGCAACTATCGGAAGAGAAATCCAACACGTAGTTCGCGCAAGAAGGCCTCTGAAGGTCAGTTTCGGCTACCGACTCTCGCGCTGCTCGACCTTGTTCAGCTCGATCAGCAGCCGGAAGATGGCCTTCACGAGGTTGGCGTCGACGTCGAACTGCTCGGCGTTCTCGCCGGCGCGGTCCATGACGGCCTGCTCCTGTGCCTCGTCGGTGGTCGGGAGCCCCTTCTCTTCCTTGACCTGCGCGATGGTGTCGGCGACGTAGGTCCGCTGGGCGATCTTCTCGACGATCTCCTGGTCGATGGTCTCGATCTCCTCGCGCAGTTCGTCCAGGCTCATCTCCTCGGGGTTCGTTGTCATAGTGTGTGCGTTCCCTCCGTTTGCGTGGTCGTCAGCCGGGTGCGTCCGTCGCGCTGGTCCCAGTACTCGCGGACCTGCTCCAGGGCCGGCCGGTCGCCGACGGCGACGAACGAGGGGCCGGTGCCGGACAGCGAGGCGCCCTCAACCTGGCGCATGGCCTCGACGAGCGGTTCGGCGTCGAAGCCCAGCGCGGCGCAGAAGGCCAGCCCGTTGACGGTCATCGCGCGCTCGTACTGACCGTCGAGCGCGAGGTCCTCGACCAGGCGGGCCATGGGAGCGACGTGCTCGCAGCGCGTCACGTCGGCGTCGGCGCTGTAGGCCCG
This genomic interval from Halomicrobium urmianum contains the following:
- a CDS encoding chorismate mutase; protein product: MTTNPEEMSLDELREEIETIDQEIVEKIAQRTYVADTIAQVKEEKGLPTTDEAQEQAVMDRAGENAEQFDVDANLVKAIFRLLIELNKVEQRESR